From Xiphophorus couchianus chromosome 4, X_couchianus-1.0, whole genome shotgun sequence, a single genomic window includes:
- the zdhhc13 gene encoding putative palmitoyltransferase ZDHHC13 isoform X1, which translates to MDWNEGGNGHSHGRDGCHHGNAGHSHSHGPRAAAFGGMTNMYMPPYGQMGKGPDPVMDISQQPKKRSQMDDSSSWDIVKATQFGILERCKELVEAGYDVRQPDKENVSLLHWAAINNRSELVKYYMSKGAIVDQLGGDLNSSPLHWAIRQGHLPIVIQLMRYGADPSITDGEGYRSLHLAILFQHMAIAAYLMAKGEEVDVPDCSGQTPLMLAAQKIIGPEPTNFLIKNNASVSAVDKVNRNTPLHCAVLAGNVDAAHILLEAGASVDAENINGHTPMDLAHQVHSPLLIHMLNVTKQERIRSNSRCLRFILRYKVLVQFLFCTAIFGCVGAIFDMNSESWLLKSILLACVVGVINLASRNFPNPDFQSLLPPSSLMASVFWMLVTWCLWFLPDLPSTAVQVLFTLNATAFLYYFLRTCRTDPGFIKTTEEQKKMVGKNVVVLAEAGCLDPRVFCTSCMVRKPLRAVHCFSCDACVAKQDHHSVWTNTCIGARNHYYFVLLLLSLSVMGGWMIYGCFTYWASHCSLRYEEQGVWGVVSAVVTCSPWVLAVFVLSFYHTCWSTLFLIGQLYQIAFLGLTTPERTNLLLQQRRMRQSGSLRQNPFNMGVVQNLASFFHLRCCGLCKPAVVDWTAQFQPQRDQYLFEQINMV; encoded by the exons ATGGACTGGAATGAGGGCGGTAAT GGTCACAGCCACGGGCGTGACGGctgtcaccatggcaacgcGGGTCACTCGCACAGCCACGGGCCCAGAGCTGCAGCCTTCGGCGGCATGACCAACATGTACATGCCTCCTTACGGGCAGATGGGCAAAGGTCCGGACCCGGTCATGGACATCAGCCAGCAGCCGAAGAAACGGTCGCAGATGGATGACAGCAGCAGCTGGGACATCGTCAAGGCAACGCA GTTTGGGATCCTGGAGCGCTGTAAGGAGCTGGTGGAGGCCGGATATGACGTCAGGCAGCCAGACAAAGAGAACGTCTCTCTGCTGCACTGGGCGGCCATCAACAACCGCTCAGAGCTGGTCAA GTATTATATGTCCAAAGGGGCAATTGTTGACCAACTGGGAGGAGACCTCAACTCTTCTCCCCTCCACTGGGCCATCAG ACAGGGCCACCTTCCCATTGTGATCCAGTTGATGAGATACGGAGCAGACCCGTCCATCACAGACGGGGAGGGCTACCGCTCGCTCCACCTCGCCATCCTCTTCCAGCACATGGCCATAGCCGCTTATCTCATGGCTAAGGGAGAG GAAGTGGATGTGCCTGACTGTAGCGGACAGACACCACTGATGTTAGCAGCACAGAAGATTATTGG GCCCGAACCCACCAACTTTCTCATCAAGAACAACGCCTCAGTGAGCGCTGTGGACAAAGTTAACAGGAACACGCCATTACATTGCGCAGTGCTGGCAGGAAACGTTGACGCTGCCCACATCCTGTTGGAGGCAGGAGCAAGCGTGGACGCTGAAAACATCAAC GGTCACACACCCATGGACCTGGCCCACCAGGTCCACAGCCCACTGCTCATCCACATGCTCAACGTCACCAAACAGGAGAGGATTCGCTCCAATTCCCGCTGTTTACGCTTTATTCTCAGATACAAG gttttggtGCAGTTCCTGTTTTGCACAGCCATATTTGGATGTGTTGGTGCAATATTTGACATGAACTCCGAGTCCTGGTTGCTCAAAAGCATCTTGTTAGCCTGCGTGGTGGGAGTGATTAACCTGGCCTCGAG GAACTTCCCAAACCCAGATTTTCAGTCTCTGCTGCCGCCGTCGTCTCTGATGGCTTCAGTCTTCTGGATGCTCGTCACCTGGTGTCTCTGGTTCCTGCCAG ATCTACCCAGCACAGCAGTTCAGGTGCTGTTCACTCTGAACGCCACCGCTTTCCTCTACTACTTCCTTCGGACCTGCCGGACGGACCCAGGTTTCATCAAAACCACtgaagagcagaagaaaatggtGGGAAAG AACGTGGTGGTGCTGGCCGAGGCTGGCTGTTTGGACCCCAGGGTATTTTGCACTTCCTGTATG GTTAGGAAACCACTGAGAGCGGTTCACTGCTTCAGCTGCGACGCATGCGTGGCGAAGCAGGACCACCACTCTGTATGGACCAACACCTGCATAG gtGCCAGGAATCATTactattttgtgcttttgctgcTCTCCCTCTCGGTGATGGGGGGCTGGATGATCTACGGTTGTTTTACAT ACTGGGCCAGTCACTGTTCGCTGCGTTACGAGGAGCAGGGTGTGTGGGGCGTGGTGTCGGCGGTGGTCACCTGCTCTCCCTGGGTGCTCGCCGTCTTTGTGCTGTCCTTCTACCACACCTGCTGGTCCACTTTGTTCCTGATTGGGCAGCTCTACCAG ATTGCATTCCTGGGATTAACGACTCCAGAGAGAACTAATCTGTTGCTGCAGCAACGGAGAATGAGACAATCCGGATCCCTGAGACAAAATCCATTCAA CATGGGCGTTGTCCAGAACCTGGCGTCGTTTTTCCACCTGCGCTGCTGCGGCCTCTGCAAGCCGGCCGTCGTCGACTGGACGGCCCAGTTCCAGCCCCAACGGGACCAGTACCTGTTCGAACAAATCAACATGGTCTGa
- the csrp3 gene encoding cysteine and glycine-rich protein 3 produces MPNWGGGTKCAACEKTVYHAEEIQCNSRTFHKTCFICMSCRKGLDSTTVAAHDSEIYCKSCYGKKYGPKGYGYGQGAGALSSDPPGQDGESQLQNSKPRQASSNPNASKFSQKFGGSDHCPRCSKAVYAAEKVMGAGKAWHKTCFRCALCGKSLESTTVTDKDGELYCKVCYAKNFGPKGFGLGNEAMLEERE; encoded by the exons ATGCCAAACTGGGGCGGAGGCACAAAGTGTGCCGCCTGTGAGAAAACGGTTTACCACGCCGAGGAGATCCAGTGTAACAGCAGGACTTTCCACAAAACCTGCTTCATCTGCA TGAGCTGCAGAAAAGGGCTGGACAGCACCACGGTCGCAGCACACGACTCTGAGATTTACTGCAAGTCGTGCTATGGGAAGAAATATGGGCCAAAAGGCTACGGATATGGACAAGGAGCTGGAGCTCTGAGCTCTGATCCTCCAGGACAGGATGGAGAATCGCAGCTGCAAAA CTCTAAACCTCGACAAGCCTCTTCCAACCCCAACGCCAGCAAGTTCTCGCAGAAGTTCGGCGGCTCGGACCACTGCCCCCGCTGCTCCAAAGCGGTGTACGCAGCTGAGAAGGTGATGGGAGCAGGAAAG GCCTGGCATAAAACCTGTTTCCGCTGTGCTCTGTGTGGTAAAAGCCTGGAGTCGACTACAGTGACGGATAAGGACGGAGAGCTGTACTGTAAAG TTTGCTACGCCAAAAACTTCGGCCCAAAAGGATTCGGTCTGGGCAACGAGGCCATGTTGGAGGAACGAGAATAA
- the zdhhc13 gene encoding putative palmitoyltransferase ZDHHC13 isoform X2, translating into MDWNEGGNGHSHGRDGCHHGNAGHSHSHGPRAAAFGGMTNMYMPPYGQMGKGPDPVMDISQQPKKRSQMDDSSSWDIVKATQFGILERCKELVEAGYDVRQPDKENVSLLHWAAINNRSELVKYYMSKGAIVDQLGGDLNSSPLHWAIRQGHLPIVIQLMRYGADPSITDGEGYRSLHLAILFQHMAIAAYLMAKGEEVDVPDCSGQTPLMLAAQKIIGPEPTNFLIKNNASVSAVDKVNRNTPLHCAVLAGNVDAAHILLEAGASVDAENINGHTPMDLAHQVHSPLLIHMLNVTKQERIRSNSRCLRFILRYKVLVQFLFCTAIFGCVGAIFDMNSESWLLKSILLACVVGVINLASRNFPNPDFQSLLPPSSLMASVFWMLVTWCLWFLPDLPSTAVQVLFTLNATAFLYYFLRTCRTDPGFIKTTEEQKKMNVVVLAEAGCLDPRVFCTSCMVRKPLRAVHCFSCDACVAKQDHHSVWTNTCIGARNHYYFVLLLLSLSVMGGWMIYGCFTYWASHCSLRYEEQGVWGVVSAVVTCSPWVLAVFVLSFYHTCWSTLFLIGQLYQIAFLGLTTPERTNLLLQQRRMRQSGSLRQNPFNMGVVQNLASFFHLRCCGLCKPAVVDWTAQFQPQRDQYLFEQINMV; encoded by the exons ATGGACTGGAATGAGGGCGGTAAT GGTCACAGCCACGGGCGTGACGGctgtcaccatggcaacgcGGGTCACTCGCACAGCCACGGGCCCAGAGCTGCAGCCTTCGGCGGCATGACCAACATGTACATGCCTCCTTACGGGCAGATGGGCAAAGGTCCGGACCCGGTCATGGACATCAGCCAGCAGCCGAAGAAACGGTCGCAGATGGATGACAGCAGCAGCTGGGACATCGTCAAGGCAACGCA GTTTGGGATCCTGGAGCGCTGTAAGGAGCTGGTGGAGGCCGGATATGACGTCAGGCAGCCAGACAAAGAGAACGTCTCTCTGCTGCACTGGGCGGCCATCAACAACCGCTCAGAGCTGGTCAA GTATTATATGTCCAAAGGGGCAATTGTTGACCAACTGGGAGGAGACCTCAACTCTTCTCCCCTCCACTGGGCCATCAG ACAGGGCCACCTTCCCATTGTGATCCAGTTGATGAGATACGGAGCAGACCCGTCCATCACAGACGGGGAGGGCTACCGCTCGCTCCACCTCGCCATCCTCTTCCAGCACATGGCCATAGCCGCTTATCTCATGGCTAAGGGAGAG GAAGTGGATGTGCCTGACTGTAGCGGACAGACACCACTGATGTTAGCAGCACAGAAGATTATTGG GCCCGAACCCACCAACTTTCTCATCAAGAACAACGCCTCAGTGAGCGCTGTGGACAAAGTTAACAGGAACACGCCATTACATTGCGCAGTGCTGGCAGGAAACGTTGACGCTGCCCACATCCTGTTGGAGGCAGGAGCAAGCGTGGACGCTGAAAACATCAAC GGTCACACACCCATGGACCTGGCCCACCAGGTCCACAGCCCACTGCTCATCCACATGCTCAACGTCACCAAACAGGAGAGGATTCGCTCCAATTCCCGCTGTTTACGCTTTATTCTCAGATACAAG gttttggtGCAGTTCCTGTTTTGCACAGCCATATTTGGATGTGTTGGTGCAATATTTGACATGAACTCCGAGTCCTGGTTGCTCAAAAGCATCTTGTTAGCCTGCGTGGTGGGAGTGATTAACCTGGCCTCGAG GAACTTCCCAAACCCAGATTTTCAGTCTCTGCTGCCGCCGTCGTCTCTGATGGCTTCAGTCTTCTGGATGCTCGTCACCTGGTGTCTCTGGTTCCTGCCAG ATCTACCCAGCACAGCAGTTCAGGTGCTGTTCACTCTGAACGCCACCGCTTTCCTCTACTACTTCCTTCGGACCTGCCGGACGGACCCAGGTTTCATCAAAACCACtgaagagcagaagaaaatg AACGTGGTGGTGCTGGCCGAGGCTGGCTGTTTGGACCCCAGGGTATTTTGCACTTCCTGTATG GTTAGGAAACCACTGAGAGCGGTTCACTGCTTCAGCTGCGACGCATGCGTGGCGAAGCAGGACCACCACTCTGTATGGACCAACACCTGCATAG gtGCCAGGAATCATTactattttgtgcttttgctgcTCTCCCTCTCGGTGATGGGGGGCTGGATGATCTACGGTTGTTTTACAT ACTGGGCCAGTCACTGTTCGCTGCGTTACGAGGAGCAGGGTGTGTGGGGCGTGGTGTCGGCGGTGGTCACCTGCTCTCCCTGGGTGCTCGCCGTCTTTGTGCTGTCCTTCTACCACACCTGCTGGTCCACTTTGTTCCTGATTGGGCAGCTCTACCAG ATTGCATTCCTGGGATTAACGACTCCAGAGAGAACTAATCTGTTGCTGCAGCAACGGAGAATGAGACAATCCGGATCCCTGAGACAAAATCCATTCAA CATGGGCGTTGTCCAGAACCTGGCGTCGTTTTTCCACCTGCGCTGCTGCGGCCTCTGCAAGCCGGCCGTCGTCGACTGGACGGCCCAGTTCCAGCCCCAACGGGACCAGTACCTGTTCGAACAAATCAACATGGTCTGa
- the e2f8 gene encoding transcription factor E2F8: protein MGPFTTPKKRAEAGSVDPWTPTSNLKMLISAASPEIRNREKELCMDADDRDGLDPTQDSENGDESEKMISRKDKSLGLLCHKFLARYPDYPDSVLTDICLDDVATELSVERRRIYDIMNVLESLHMVSRSAKNRYSWHGRTKLAETLAILRSVGEKHRYGQQMQQIRQRVADREFDFRQEEKENEAEGGEQKELFFVEHPGVEFKAASVNSRKDKSLRVMSQKFVMLFLVSKPHVVSLDVAAKILIGEDHVANQDKSKFKTKVRRLYDIANVLRSLKLIEKFHVTEAGGRKPAFKWIGPVEHPPVQDLSKSSPEFPSKKKRVLEPSVENCAKNLFSSSGPKRSFTRHPSLIKLAKSIQDDRRKISSAPSSPAKCVLGDSANVDFPSKMAQLAAICKIKLDQESRPRETPPATERGPAAERLPPTASGHMEPPKMPLTAANQEPGVHRTPLAGQAPGAITFIPTQCSPLIPVLLPQQRGNGPYAVYLHPSSLRSNALSRPQPTSLAVRSMTFEEKTGQSPSAPSAAKSRPVSMESDGSPLTLKRQRSGSTTESSPSKAKRSNLNFKDGSPKLGEILQARLKARRGTHLVSRPSPRALHLDPEFVKTPGGAGPTLEHSLESLLDRDDRPVTSDLEAGFTPVRAVPLTPGQIHSETLVPAGYLIPISQQSLISYRELQNSGEESNKSSYIYQTPTAGSRPAAALEVTPTNLRLSKPPAAAVASPHQPSRVSSPSPAILNFTLQNLGLISSPGGAFGSSQPPEGAGATPGPLGLQPRGLVFIKPVSPVPVQPSLPGQPLTLISLQQPLMATPKASGLPQHSFFHTPVPLSPLAAMVTASGQPASRTFYVPQRKLDVSAEDS, encoded by the exons ATGGGGCCTTTCACAACGCCTAAAAAGAGAGCGGAGGCTGGTTCCGTTGACCCCTGGACGCCGACCTCCAACCTTAAAATGCTGATCAGCGCCGCCAGTCCTGAGATCCGGAACAGGGAAAAGGAGCTGTGCATGGACGCCGACGACCGGGACGGTTTGGACCCGACACAG gACTCAGAAAATGGTGATGAGTCGGAGAAAATGATCAGCAGGAAAGATAAGAGTCTGGGTTTGTTGTGTCACAAGTTTCTGGCCCGGTACCCAGATTACCCGGATTCAGTTCTGACTGACATCTGCCTGGACGACGTTGCTACGGAGCTCA GCGTGGAGCGGCGGCGCATCTATGACATCATGAACGTTCTGGAGAGCCTCCACATGGTCAGCCGCTCGGCTAAGAACCGCTACTCCTGGCACGGCCGGACCAAGCTGGCCGAGACGCTGGCCATCCTGAGGAGCGTCGGTGAGAAGCACCGGTACGGCCAGCAGATGCAGCAGATCCGGCAGCGCGTCGCGGACCGGGAGTTCGACTTCAggcaggaggagaaggagaacgAGGCGGAGGGCGGCGAGCAGAAGGAGCTCTTCTTCGTGGAGCATCCAGGAGTCGAGTTCAAAGCAG CGTCAGTTAACAGTAGGAAAGATAAATCTCTTCGGGTGATGAGCCAGAAGTTCGTCATGCTGTTTCTGGTTTCTAAACCTCATGTGGTCAGTCTGGACGTTGCTGCAAAGATCCTGATAGGAGAAGACCACGTTGCAAATCAGGACAAGAGCAAGTTCAAGA CCAAAGTGAGGCGGTTGTACGACATAGCCAACGTGCTGCGGAGCCTGAAGCTGATTGAGAAATTCCACGTTACTGAAGCAGGAGGAAGGAAACCGGCCTTTAAATGGATCGGACCGGTAGAACATCCACCAGTTCAAG ATTTGTCAAAATCCTCGCCTGAGTTTCCATCCAAGAAGAAAAGAGTCCTTGAACCGTCTGTGGAAAACTGTGCCAAAAACCTGTTTTCTTCATCGGGGCCCAAGCGTAGCTTCACACGGCACCCGTCCCTCATAAAGCTCGCTAAAAGCATCCAGGACGACCGGCGGAAAATCAGCTCCGCCCCCAGCAGTCCCGCTAAGTGTGTCCTTG GTGATTCAGCTAACGTGGATTTTCCAAGCAAAATGGCCCAACTTGCTgctatttgtaaaattaaacttgaCCAGGAATCAAG GCCAAGAGAAACTCCGCCCGCTACAGAGCGAGGCCCGGCAGCAGAGAGGTTACCGCCAACCGCCTCCGGTCACATGGAGCCACCCAAAATGCCGCTAACGGCAGCAAATCAGGAGCCTGGAGTCCACCGCACGCCGCTAGCAGGACAGGCTCCCGGCGCCATCACCTTCATCCCGACACAGTGTTCGCCCCTGATCCCCGTCCTGCTGCCTCAGCAGCGGGGCAACGGGCCCTACGCCGTCTACCTGCACCCGTCCTCCCTCAGGTCAAACGCTCTGTCCAGGCCGCAGCCCACGAGCCTGGCAGTGCGCTCCATGACGTTCGAGGAGAAGACGGGCCAGAGTCCGAGCGCGCCGTCTGCGGCGAAGAGCCGACCGGTGTCCATGGAGTCCGACGGCAGTCCTCTGACGCTCAAACGCCAACGTTCGGGTTCCACCACAGAGAGCAGCCCCTCGAAAGCCAAGCGGTCCAACCTCAACTTTAAG GACGGCTCTCCGAAGCTCGGCGAGATCTTGCAGGCCCGCCTGAAGGCGCGCCGCGGCACTCACCTCGTCAGCCGGCCATCGCCTCGCGCGCTCCACCTGGACCCGGAGTTCGTCAAAACCCCCGGCGGCGCCGGCCCGACGCTGGAGCACAGCCTGGAGAGCCTCCTGGACAGAGATGACAGGccggtgacctctgacctcgaGGCGGGTTTCACGCCGGTCCGGGCGGTGCCGCTCACACCCGGACAGATCCACTCTGAG ACTTTGGTTCCAGCCGGATATTTAATCCCAATTTCTCAGCAATCCCTCATCAGCTACAGGGAATTACAAAACTCTGGAGAAGAAAGCAACAAGTCCTCTTACATCTACCAAACACCGACTGCAG GCTCCAGACCGGCCGCCGCCCTTGAAGTGACCCCTACCAACCTTCGCCTGAGCAAACCCCCGGCTGCCGCCGTCGCCTCTCCTCACCAACCCAGTCGGGTCAGCAGTCCCAGCCCGGCCATCCTGAACTTCACGCTTCAGAACTTGGGTCTGATCTCCAGCCCGGGCGGTGCCTTCGGGTCCTCCCAGCCTCCAGAGGGCGCCGGCGCCACTCCGGGTCCGCTGGGCCTGCAGCCGAGAGGCTTGGTGTTCATCAAGCCCGTCTCGCCCGTTCCGGTCCAGCCGTCGCTGCCTGGACAGCCGCTCACTCTGATCAGCCTGCAGCAG CCTCTGATGGCCACGCCGAAAGCGTCGGGTCTCCCTCAGCACAGCTTCTTCCACACGCCGGTCCCGCTCTCGCCTCTGGCTGCCATGGTAACCGCTAGCGGCCAGCCGGCCTCCAGGACTTTTTACGTCCCTCAGAGGAAGCTGGACGTCTCGGCCGAGGACTCCTGA